The following proteins come from a genomic window of Salvia hispanica cultivar TCC Black 2014 chromosome 4, UniMelb_Shisp_WGS_1.0, whole genome shotgun sequence:
- the LOC125223601 gene encoding heat shock protein 90-6, mitochondrial-like, whose protein sequence is MYSLSRRSVPAILRGGAALNRAIYSVDHQLSGESDPTKRWCSVLTAGSGNAIGGTTSFDLKMGHFMWCRYETTAASANPPPQPQIQAEKKKKTKSVVGRDWDWELTNERQPIWLRNPDEVKKEEYNEFYKKTFNDYLEPLASSHFGTEGEVEFRSILYVPSMKPSGKDDIINPKTKNIGLFVKGKFISDGFDGELLPRYLRFIMGVVDSNDPPLNVSGKILQESHIVRIMKKRLVRKAFDMIRGISMSEDREDYMKFWRNFGKHLKLGCIERENRKRIAPLLRFFSSQSTEDVISLDEYVENMKADQKDIYFIAADSVTSARNTPLLKKLVKKGIEVLFLVDPVDKVAIQNLKSYKDKNFVDITKQGLDLGQLLGGKDEDRYKEMKQEFGTCDLIKKVALPDSRVLYTVLRSPHIDKKSREQFQMITKKEYYVIKAQRPSELRQKFFWLKRRATWRT, encoded by the exons ATGTACAGCTTATCGAGGCGTTCTGTTCCGGCTATCCTCCGAGGCGGCGCTGCGCTCAATCGCGCTATTTATTCCGTCGACCATCAGCTC TCCGGAGAGAGTGATCCAACAAAGAGATGGTGCTCTGTGCTGACAGCCGGCAGCGGCAATGCTATTGGTGGCACCACGTCATTTGATCTGAAAATGGGGCATTTTATGTGGTGTCGTTATGAGACAACTGCTGCTTCAGCTAATCCACCTCCGCAACCTCAAATCCAAGCAGAG aaaaaaaagaagaccAAGAGTGTAGTTGGAAGGGATTGGGATTGGGAGCTTACAAATGAGAGGCAGCCAATATGG CTGCGTAACCCTGATGAAGTTAAAAAGGAGGAGTACAATGAGTTCTACAAGAAAACATTTAACGATTATTTAGAACCCCTTGCCTCTTCACACTTTGGGACTGAG GGTGAAGTTGAGTTTAGGTCTATACTATATGTGCCGTCTATGAAACCCTCAGGGAAGGATGACATTATCAACCCCAAGACAAAGAATATAGGGCTGTTTGTAAAAGGAAAATTCATTTCTGATGGTTTCGATGGTGAATtg TTACCACGGTATTTGAGATTCATCATGGGTGTTGTTGATTCAAATGATCCTCCTCTAAACGTCTCAGGCAAAATCCTTCAAGAAAGCCATATT GTTCGCATTATGAAAAAACGTCTGGTGCGCAAGGCCTTTGACATGATCCGTGGCATATCTATGAGTGAAGATAGAGAG GACTATATGAAATTCTGGAGGAATTTTGGCAAACACTTGAAGTTAGGTTGCATTGAACGTGAGAACCGCAAACGCATTGCTCCATTACTTcgatttttttcatctcaaagCACGGAGGATGTTATCAGCTTGGATGAGTATGTTGAGAACATGAAAGCTGATCAGAaagatatttatttcattGCGGCTGACAGCGTAACTAGTGCAAGGAATACACCCTTGCTGAAGAAACTTGTCAAAAAGGGTATCGAG GTTCTGTTCTTGGTGGACCCTGTAGATAAGGTTGCTATCCAAAATCTGAAATCTTACAAGGACAAGAACTTTGTGGACATCACCAAACAAGGTTTAGATCTTGGTCAGTTATTAG GCGGCAAGGATGAAGACAGATATAAAGAGATGAAGCAAGAGTTTGGTACTTGTGACTTGATTAAGAAGGTTGCATTGCCAGACTCACGAGTCTTATATACTGTGCTACGATCACCTCATATTGATAAAAAGTCTAGAGAACAATTTCAAATGATAACTAAGAAAGAATATTATGTCATAAAAGCTCAAAGGCCGTCTGAATTGCGTCAGAAGTTCTTTTGGTTAAAGCGCCGTGCAACTTGGAGGACATAA
- the LOC125185590 gene encoding protein SOB FIVE-LIKE 5-like isoform X2: protein MNTSTSECSSGCESGWTTYLDHLSSSTNPYTHYTQQDYQGKGANYVHDHDHDQEADEDLSMVSDASSGPPHLHGPPPPQPERKQKSKTKEKKSKKLQQHSFCLDDTASSPFLQGNAVPPENQHHSFSTAQFEAVCWEEKGSN from the exons ATGAACACATCCACTTCTGAGTGCAGCAGCGGCTGCGAATCCGGGTGGACTACGTACTTGGATCATCTCTCCAGCTCGACAAATCcgtacacacactacacacaacaAGACTACCAAGGCAAAGGAGCCAATTATGTGCATGACCATGATCATGATCAAGAAGCTGATGAGGACCTTTCAATGGTCTCGGATGCCTCGTCCGGGCCTCCTCATTTACACGGTCCTCCTCCGCCTCAGCCGGAAAGGAAGCAGAAAAGCAAgacaaaagagaagaagagcaAGAAGCTGCAGCAACATAGCTTCTGCCTTGATGACACTGCTAGCTCCCCTTTCTTGCAG GGCAATGCAGTTCCACCTGAAAATCAACATCACTCATTTTCCACAGCCCAATTTGAG GCAGTTTGCTGGGAAGAAAAAGGCAGTAACTAA
- the LOC125185590 gene encoding protein SOB FIVE-LIKE 5-like isoform X1, with protein sequence MNTSTSECSSGCESGWTTYLDHLSSSTNPYTHYTQQDYQGKGANYVHDHDHDQEADEDLSMVSDASSGPPHLHGPPPPQPERKQKSKTKEKKSKKLQQHSFCLDDTASSPFLQGNAVPPENQHHSFSTAQFEEERMPKTKMVFFKSSGSLLGRKRQ encoded by the exons ATGAACACATCCACTTCTGAGTGCAGCAGCGGCTGCGAATCCGGGTGGACTACGTACTTGGATCATCTCTCCAGCTCGACAAATCcgtacacacactacacacaacaAGACTACCAAGGCAAAGGAGCCAATTATGTGCATGACCATGATCATGATCAAGAAGCTGATGAGGACCTTTCAATGGTCTCGGATGCCTCGTCCGGGCCTCCTCATTTACACGGTCCTCCTCCGCCTCAGCCGGAAAGGAAGCAGAAAAGCAAgacaaaagagaagaagagcaAGAAGCTGCAGCAACATAGCTTCTGCCTTGATGACACTGCTAGCTCCCCTTTCTTGCAG GGCAATGCAGTTCCACCTGAAAATCAACATCACTCATTTTCCACAGCCCAATTTGAG GAAGAGAGAATGCCAAAAACTAAGATGGTATTCTTCAAATCCTCAG GCAGTTTGCTGGGAAGAAAAAGGCAGTAA
- the LOC125220848 gene encoding nucleobase-ascorbate transporter 6-like, translating into MSNTPAPSATPAAAATGDQQPPPPPPPPPPSHPPLEQLPGVQFCVNSPPPLLESILLAFQHYILSLGSTVLIPTLLVPQMGGSDKDKAKVIQTLLFVSGVNTLMHSLFGTRLPSVIGGSYAFLIPATSIIQSRRYATLHPPELRFVLTMRGIQGALIMSSCFQMVFGFTGLWRNVTRLLTPMSTAPLVTFTGLGLYYLGFPQIAKCFEVGIPELVLILVISQILPKYIKLKRPVLDRYSLLISLAFVWIYAEILTLSGAFNKTKQSSCRTDGSGLISSAPWFYAPFPFQWGPPTFNGGETFAAMIASFVALTESTGSFVAAARYGSATPVPPSVISRGVGWLGIGTLLNALFGSITCSTVSVENVGLLALTKAGSRRIIQYSSLFMIFFSIFGKFGAVFASMPLPIIAASYCIFLGYVSSAGLGYLQFCNLNSFRTKLILGFSFFVGISLPQYFRENHATTGTGPLHTPARWFNDMISVMLMSHATVAGLVALVLDCSLERSSEQARKDNGSFWWDKFVQYAKDVRNNEFYKLPGKLNSCFPSF; encoded by the exons ATGTCAAACACACCCGCCCCATCCGCCACACCCGCCGCCGCTGCCACCGGCGATCAGCAGCCAcctcctccacctccgcctccgcctccgtCCCATCCGCCCCTCGAGCAACTCCCCGGAGTCCAGTTCTGCGTCAACAGCCCACCACCCTTGT TGGAATCAATCTTGTTGGCATTCCAGCATTACATCCTCTCCCTTGGCTCAACTGTCTTAATCCCAACTTTGTTAGTACCTCAAATGGGTGGAAGTGAT AAAGACAAGGCAAAGGTGATTCAAACCTTACTATTTGTTTCTGGTGTGAACACTCTGATGCATTCCCTTTTCGGGACGAGGCTGCCTTCAGTCATAGGCGGCTCTTACGCCTTCCTCATCCCCGCGACTTCCATCATCCAGTCCAGGAGATACGCCACGTTGCATCCACCCGAGCTG AGATTTGTACTAACAATGAGGGGAATCCAAGGTGCTCTGATCATGAGCTCTTGCTTCCAAATGGTATTCGGATTCACTGGCTTGTGGCGTAACGTAACAAG GCTGCTTACGCCTATGTCGACCGCACCTCTGGTTACCTTCACGGGTCTCGGGCTCTACTATCTTGGCTTCCCACAG ATAGCTAAATGCTTTGAAGTAGGCATACCAGAGCTTGTCTTAATCCTTGTTATCTCTCAG ATTCTCCCAAAATACATAAAGCTCAAGAGGCCAGTTTTGGACAGATACTCTCTGCTCATATCCCTTGCATTCGTGTGGATCTACGCGGAGATCCTAACATTAAGCGGCGCATTCAACAAGACGAAGCAATCTAGCTGTCGCACTGATGGCTCCGGCCTCATTAGCTCCGCGCCTTG GTTTTACGCGCCATTTCCGTTTCAGTGGGGGCCTCCAACTTTCAACGGCGGAGAGACATTTGCAGCGATGATCGCTTCGTTTGTAGCTCTGACTGAG TCGACTGGCTCGTTCGTTGCAGCAGCCAGGTACGGGAGTGCAACGCCTGTACCACCTTCAGTGATCAGCCGAGGCGTCGGCTGGCTG gGGATTGGAACTCTGCTCAATGCCTTATTTGGAAGCATCACTTGCTCTACAGTATCAGT GGAAAATGTTGGCCTTTTAGCCCTCACAAAAGCAGGGAGCAGAAGAATCATTCAATATTCATCCCTCTTCATGATCTTCTTCTCGATTTTCG GGAAATTTGGCGCTGTCTTCGCATCAATGCCCCTACCAATCATCGCAGCATCCTACTGCATCTTCCTAGGCTATGTTT CATCTGCAGGGTTAGGTTATCTCCAGTTCTGCAACCTCAACAGTTTCCGAACAAAACTGATACTCGGATTCTCCTTCTTCGTTGGAATCTCACTGCCGCAGTATTTCAGAGAGAATCACGCGACCACGGGCACTGGCCCCCTCCACACCCCTGCACGATGG TTCAATGACATGATCTCTGTGATGCTGATGTCCCATGCGACCGTGGCCGGGTTGGTGGCGCTTGTGCTCGACTGCAGCCTCGAGCGTAGCTCTGAGCAGGCGAGGAAAGACAACGGTTCGTTCTGGTGGGATAAGTTTGTTCAGTATGCCAAAGATGTTAGGAATAATGAGTTCTATAAGCTGCCTGGCAAACTCAATTCATGCTTCCCATCTTTCTAA